A genomic window from Deltaproteobacteria bacterium CG11_big_fil_rev_8_21_14_0_20_42_23 includes:
- a CDS encoding alkylhydroperoxidase, whose product MSKNYSEITNDISEMLKKFQQTLPDVMTGFNAMGKAAKKDGALSAKTKELIALSLGVAAHCDGCIGFHAKACAKLGATPEEVMEALGMAVYMGGGPSLMYAADAIRAYEEFNK is encoded by the coding sequence ATGTCAAAAAATTATTCTGAAATCACAAATGATATTTCTGAAATGCTGAAAAAATTTCAGCAAACACTTCCGGATGTGATGACTGGCTTTAATGCCATGGGAAAAGCTGCAAAAAAAGATGGTGCTCTTTCTGCCAAAACAAAAGAACTCATCGCCCTCTCCCTTGGAGTGGCTGCTCACTGCGATGGCTGCATTGGCTTTCATGCAAAAGCCTGCGCAAAGTTAGGCGCAACTCCAGAAGAAGTGATGGAAGCTCTCGGCATGGCAGTGTATATGGGTGGTGGACCGTCATTGATGTATGCTGCGGATGCTATTCGCGCTTACGAAGAATTTAACAAATGA
- a CDS encoding transcriptional regulator, producing the protein MEEKQLKKMKSQSKRASRLLKIMSHPERLMTLCHLLSKEMTVGDLLQLSHLSQSAFSQHLAALRKEKIVSTRKVAQKVYYRISRKEVKEIISALHKVYC; encoded by the coding sequence ATGGAAGAAAAACAACTTAAAAAAATGAAGTCACAGTCTAAGAGAGCTTCGCGGCTTCTTAAGATCATGTCTCATCCAGAGCGCTTGATGACGCTATGTCACTTGCTTTCAAAAGAAATGACAGTTGGCGACCTGCTTCAACTCTCTCATCTTAGCCAATCAGCATTTTCACAACATTTGGCAGCTCTGAGAAAAGAAAAAATAGTATCAACACGAAAAGTTGCCCAAAAGGTTTATTACCGAATAAGTCGTAAAGAAGTGAAGGAAATCATTTCTGCTTTGCATAAAGTGTATTGTTAG
- a CDS encoding MBL fold metallo-hydrolase, which translates to MHLQFLGAAGTVTGSKTLLHVDKKVYLIDCGLFQGLKKRRLLNWRKLPLDESTLGAVLLTHAHIDHSGYLPVLVKNGFKGNVFTTTATKALCGVLLPDAAYLQEEDAKFANKHGFSKHSPALPLFTHDDAEAALNLFKTVEWNKPLHIEEKLTATWFEAGHILGASFIQLNISGTRVLFSGDLGRMNCPVMHPPYTPPETDYLILESTYGNRTHPEEDVLSALQKIIERTLHRGGSVLIPSFAVGRSQQMLYYIHQLKTSGKLAKNVPVYLDSPMATKATKLFCDFHDAQALTQDECVKMVREVNFISTQEDSKKINTPEKPSIIISASGMATGGRVVHHLKFLAPEQKNTLLFIGFQAPGTRGEALLHGAKHIKIHGEQIPVHAEIASIESLSAHADQDEIMAWLRRFPKAPKKVFLNHGEDESRKGLKEKIEQELHWKVHIPEDLEEIFLQD; encoded by the coding sequence ATTCATCTCCAATTTCTTGGCGCAGCTGGAACGGTAACTGGTTCCAAAACACTTCTTCACGTTGATAAAAAAGTTTATCTTATCGACTGCGGACTCTTTCAAGGCTTGAAAAAAAGACGACTCCTCAACTGGAGAAAATTGCCGCTTGATGAATCAACACTCGGCGCGGTCTTGCTTACGCATGCCCACATCGATCACTCAGGCTATCTTCCAGTACTGGTGAAAAATGGATTTAAGGGAAATGTTTTCACAACAACCGCCACCAAAGCTTTGTGTGGAGTGCTCTTGCCGGATGCTGCTTACCTTCAAGAAGAAGATGCAAAGTTTGCAAATAAGCACGGCTTTTCAAAACACAGCCCAGCGCTTCCTTTATTTACACATGATGATGCAGAAGCAGCACTTAATTTATTCAAAACAGTTGAATGGAATAAACCTCTTCACATAGAGGAAAAGCTTACTGCCACTTGGTTTGAGGCTGGTCATATTTTAGGTGCAAGTTTTATTCAGCTGAACATTTCCGGAACGCGCGTTCTTTTTTCGGGTGATCTTGGGCGAATGAATTGCCCGGTGATGCATCCACCATATACTCCTCCCGAAACTGATTATCTCATTCTCGAATCTACTTATGGAAACAGAACGCACCCGGAAGAAGATGTGCTTTCAGCTCTTCAAAAAATTATTGAGCGAACTTTACATCGTGGCGGCTCAGTTCTCATTCCATCTTTCGCTGTGGGACGAAGCCAGCAAATGTTATATTACATTCATCAGTTAAAAACTTCTGGAAAACTCGCAAAAAATGTTCCTGTTTACCTTGATAGCCCCATGGCAACGAAGGCAACAAAACTTTTTTGCGACTTCCACGATGCACAAGCACTCACACAAGACGAATGTGTAAAGATGGTGCGTGAGGTAAATTTCATCAGCACGCAAGAAGATTCAAAAAAAATCAATACTCCGGAAAAGCCCTCCATCATTATATCTGCAAGCGGAATGGCAACGGGAGGAAGAGTTGTACATCACCTCAAATTTTTAGCTCCCGAACAGAAGAACACTCTTCTCTTCATTGGATTTCAAGCTCCAGGCACGCGCGGTGAAGCATTACTTCACGGTGCCAAGCATATAAAAATTCACGGTGAGCAAATTCCTGTGCATGCAGAAATTGCTTCCATCGAAAGCCTTTCTGCACATGCAGATCAAGATGAAATCATGGCTTGGCTTCGCAGATTTCCCAAAGCTCCAAAAAAAGTTTTTCTCAACCACGGCGAAGATGAATCACGAAAAGGATTGAAAGAAAAAATTGAACAAGAACTTCACTGGAAAGTACATATTCCAGAAGACTTAGAAGAAATTTTCCTTCAGGATTAA
- the recQ gene encoding DNA helicase RecQ yields the protein MEKLLQHYWGYTSFRPFQKTTIDAILSQHDTLTILPTGGGKSICFQVPALKMEGLAVVISPLISLMKDQVDALKELGIAASALNSSISADEQDAIVESVCQRKLKFLYLAPERLKMSQTIELLQSVPISFFVIDEAHCISHWGHDFREDYRELGMIKKHFPDAKIHAFTATATKEVQDEIVHLLHLEKPLINIASIDRPNLHYRIKPRAGIEQIIKTLDLHDKEPGIIYCLRRKDVDELSAQLNKLGYKNIPYHAGLSNDVRQKHQELFASEEVELIVATIAFGMGIDRSNIRFVIHAALPKSIEHYQQETGRAGRDGLPANCYLFFSGKDYQTWNFLLAGTSNEEIMLEKLKHLYRFSTEARCRHKALVQYFGQDYEHASCKACDYCLGEIEALEDALVLSQKILSCVIRVNERFGADHIAKVLAGKVTDKIQQWKHDELSTFGLLQDKPITFIRSLIEQLIGQNFLKRAAEHATLSVTPSGWEILKGVTTPTLAKPHLAGKKKERKKAKEEEWKDIDQNLFEVLRQKRSELAKEKHVPAFIIFGDKTLRDMAKTQPTNVEEFANIYGVGKQKQEAYANIFLQVIADYNDMHTS from the coding sequence ATGGAAAAACTTTTACAGCATTATTGGGGATATACTTCCTTTCGTCCCTTTCAGAAGACAACAATTGATGCCATTCTTTCTCAGCACGATACCCTCACCATTCTTCCTACTGGCGGTGGAAAATCAATTTGCTTCCAAGTTCCTGCGTTAAAAATGGAAGGATTAGCTGTTGTGATTTCACCTCTTATTTCTCTGATGAAAGATCAAGTTGATGCTTTGAAGGAACTTGGTATCGCGGCAAGCGCTTTGAATTCAAGCATTAGCGCTGACGAACAAGATGCAATTGTTGAAAGTGTATGCCAACGAAAACTCAAATTTCTCTACCTTGCACCAGAACGTTTAAAGATGTCTCAAACCATCGAACTGCTTCAGTCCGTTCCCATTTCATTTTTTGTGATTGATGAAGCTCATTGCATCAGCCATTGGGGTCATGATTTTCGCGAAGACTATCGCGAGCTAGGCATGATCAAGAAACATTTTCCCGACGCCAAGATTCACGCCTTCACTGCAACGGCCACCAAAGAAGTGCAAGACGAAATTGTGCACTTGCTTCACCTGGAAAAACCACTCATCAATATTGCTTCTATCGATCGTCCCAATTTGCACTATCGCATCAAGCCTCGCGCGGGCATAGAGCAGATTATTAAAACCTTGGATCTGCACGATAAAGAACCTGGAATTATTTATTGTCTGCGACGGAAAGATGTGGATGAACTTTCTGCTCAACTGAATAAACTGGGATATAAAAATATTCCGTATCATGCTGGACTTTCAAATGACGTTCGCCAAAAGCATCAAGAACTTTTTGCTAGCGAAGAAGTGGAACTTATCGTTGCTACCATTGCCTTTGGCATGGGCATCGATCGCTCAAACATTCGCTTTGTTATACATGCAGCGCTTCCAAAAAGCATAGAACATTATCAGCAAGAGACGGGACGCGCTGGCAGAGATGGACTTCCTGCCAACTGTTATCTTTTCTTCAGTGGAAAAGATTACCAAACTTGGAATTTTCTTTTAGCAGGCACCTCCAACGAAGAAATAATGCTGGAAAAATTAAAGCACCTCTATCGCTTTAGCACCGAAGCAAGATGCCGGCACAAAGCTTTGGTACAATACTTTGGCCAAGATTATGAACACGCTTCGTGCAAGGCTTGCGATTATTGTCTAGGTGAAATTGAAGCTTTGGAAGACGCTTTAGTTCTTTCGCAAAAAATCCTCTCGTGTGTAATCCGCGTCAATGAACGTTTTGGCGCTGATCATATTGCAAAAGTTCTTGCGGGAAAAGTGACGGACAAAATTCAACAATGGAAACATGATGAACTTTCAACTTTCGGTTTACTGCAAGATAAGCCTATCACCTTCATTCGTTCGCTCATCGAACAACTGATTGGACAAAATTTTTTAAAACGTGCAGCTGAGCATGCAACCCTTTCCGTTACTCCATCTGGCTGGGAAATTTTGAAAGGAGTAACTACACCAACCTTGGCAAAGCCTCATCTGGCGGGGAAAAAGAAAGAACGGAAAAAAGCAAAAGAAGAAGAGTGGAAAGATATCGATCAAAATCTTTTCGAAGTCTTGCGTCAAAAAAGATCAGAGCTTGCCAAAGAAAAACATGTTCCTGCTTTTATTATCTTCGGCGACAAAACCTTGCGCGACATGGCGAAAACACAACCTACCAATGTGGAAGAGTTTGCAAACATTTATGGAGTGGGAAAACAAAAGCAAGAAGCCTACGCCAACATTTTTCTGCAGGTAATTGCAGACTATAACGACATGCATACAAGTTAA